A genomic window from Cydia strobilella chromosome 26, ilCydStro3.1, whole genome shotgun sequence includes:
- the LOC134753396 gene encoding zinc finger protein 239-like, whose amino-acid sequence MESSVLQFAECVCVKAEDECLTDEPTFAEVSVKVERLLDEDCVKDEPSCEGVSIKAVPSCSDVCVKDESLGVSAAAAAAALYTDHVVKDELVLGPVLVERPSVRHALPLPLEQTPRIKPSGRPETYKCAHCKYVTARKVWLIRHLRKHTNAKRYKCDQCSYASALKGHLQVHVRKHTGEKPYKCDLCSYASALKGNLQVHVRKHTGEKPYKCDHCSFASAQQGDLTRHVRKHTGEKPYKCDQCSYASARKQDLKRHVRKHTGDKPYKCDHCSYASVQKRDLKIHVRKHTGHKPYKCDQCSYASTEKRYFKRHVRKHTGDKP is encoded by the exons ATGGAGTCGTCAGTGTTACAATTCGCAGAGTGTGTTTGCGTGAAGGCTGAGGATGAGTGTTTAACAGATGAGCCCACGTTCGCGGAAGTGTCTGTGAAAGTTGAGCGTTTACTGGATGAAGATTGTGTTAAAGACGAGCCCAGTTGCGAGGGTGTGTCTATAAAAGCCGTACCTTCGTGTTCAGATGTGTGTGTAAAAGACGAGTCGCTCGGCGTGAGCGCagcggcagcggcggcggcgctgtacACCGACCACGTGGTAAAAGATGAGCTCGTGCTCGGCCCCGTGCTAGTGGAGCGGCCCAGCGTGCGCCACGCACTACCACTGCCACTAG agCAAACTCCTCGGATAAAACCAAGTGGCAGACCAGAAACATACAAATGTGCCCACTGTAAATATGTAACAGCTAGAAAAGTATGGTTAATCAGGCATTTGAGAAAACATACTAATGCGAAACGATACAAGTGTGatcagtgtagttatgctagtgCCCTAAAAGGACATTTGCAAGTTCATGTAAGAAAACATACTGGCGAAAAGCCTTACAAGTGTGATCTCTGTAGTTATGCTAGTGCCCTAAAAGGAAATTTGCAAGTTCATGTAAGAAAACATACTGGCGAAAAACCTTACAAGTGTGACCATTGTAGTTTTGCTAGTGCCCAACAAGGAGATTTGACACGTCATGTAAGAAAACATACTGGcgaaaagccttacaaatgtgaccagtgcaGTTATGCTAGTGCCCGAAAACAAGATTTGAAACGTCATGTAAGAAAACACACTGGCGACAAGCCATACAAATGTGACCACTGTAGTTATGCTAGTGTCCAAAAAAGAGATTTGAAAATTCATGTAAGAAAACACACTGGCcacaagccttacaaatgtgaccagtgtagttatgctagtaCCGAAAAACGATATTTCAAACGTCATGTAAGAAAACACACTGGCGACAAGCCATAa
- the LOC134753395 gene encoding spermine oxidase-like: MELLLLVCVFSLGVAAPADGPNSTYDTIVIGLGSAGTTAATELAQSGRKVLALEAHDRVGGRVHTVPFGDGLVELGAEWIHGNVSSRTYALAVKHNIDTKLQPLSTDPYRSDGTKPDVALVTELLNLDFTEEHPDPPEAVGTFVTKKFMEYITKNKPDLLKDQDFITEFLEFSNLQTNTMEASNDWNDVTTGDLYEQLGGPQTISWHRHGYKTFFDIMLNKYNNGSGLPNLDIKLNTEVTRIITPQHPNETVTVECKDGSSYTAKHAIVTVSLGVLKATHTTFFSPPLPVEKRTAIEKISIGVVGKVILSFDKPWWPKDITLFAFIWKGDDKKKVSADDYWTTRILGAHPPMGSNNTLTLWTSGEVAKQVEKLPEDIVKTKCVALLQRFMGDALKITMPAPTGFLRSTWYSNPYTRGSYTYDNLQAPRYPLARKWLSYPLLDSAGEPRVLFAGEATNERHFSTVHGASETGRREAERLLSANDPGRGRKL, encoded by the exons ATGGAGCTGCTACTACTCGTGTGTGTCTTTAGTTTGGGCGTCGCGGCGCCAGCTGACGG TCCCAATTCCACCTACGACACGATAGTCATCGGGCTGGGCTCAGCCGGCACCACAGCGGCCACCGAGCTGGCCCAATCTGGTCGTAAGGTGCTGGCGCTGGAAGCCCATGACCGCGTCGGAGGCAGGGTCCACACCGTGCCCTTTGGGGATGGGCTGGTGGAGCTGGGAGCTGAATG GATCCACGGCAACGTCAGCAGCCGCACCTACGCGCTGGCCGTCAAGCACAACATTGACACCAAACTCCAGCCCCTGTCCACTGACCCTTACCGCTCGGACGGCACAAAACCTGACGTGGCGCTGGTGACAGAGCTGTTGAATTTGGACTTTACGGAAGAGCATCCTGATCCGCCAGAAGCTGTGGGCACATTTGTCACTAAGAA ATTCATGGAATACATCACCAAAAACAAACCAGACCTGCTCAAAGACCAGGACTTCATCACCGAGTTCCTGGAGTTTTCAAACCTGCAGACGAACACCATGGAGGCTTCCAATGATTGGAATGACGTCACAACTGGGGATTTGTACGAGCAGCTGGGCGGGCCACAGACTATCAGCTGGCATAGGCATGGATACAAGACTTTCTTCGACATTATGCTG AACAAATACAACAACGGTTCCGGCCTCCCGAACCTGGACATAAAGCTGAACACAGAAGTAACCCGCATCATCACGCCGCAGCACCCCAACGAGACTGTTACTGTGGAGTGCAAAGATGGAAGCTCCTACACCGCCAAACATGCCATTGTGACTGTCTCTCTTGGAGTGCTAAAAGCCAC ACATACCACGTTCTTCTCGCCGCCCTTGCCTGTAGAAAAACGGACGGCCATAGAAAAAATCAGCATAGGGGTTGTCGGCAAGGTGATCCTGTCGTTTGATAAGCCCTGGTGGCCTAAGGATATAACGTTGTTTGCCTTCATTTGGAAAG ggGATGACAAGAAAAAAGTCTCCGCTGATGACTACTGGACGACCAGAATACTTGGGGCCCACCCGCCCATGGGGTCAAACAACACGCTGACGCTCTGGACCAGCGGCGAGGTCGCTAAGCAG GTGGAGAAGTTGCCGGAAGACATTGTGAAGACCAAGTGCGTGGCGCTGCTGCAGCGGTTCATGGGTGACGCGCTGAAGATCACCATGCCCGCACCCACCGGTTTCCTTAG GTCGACATGGTACTCGAACCCGTACACGCGCGGCAGTTACACGTACGACAACCTGCAGGCCCCGCGGTACCCGCTGGCGCGAAAGTGGCTGAGTTACCCGCTCCTGGACTCGGCGGGCGAGCCGCGCGTACTATTCGCAG GCGAGGCCACAAACGAGCGGCACTTCAGCACCGTGCACGGAGCCAGCGAGACGGGCCGACGCGAGGCCGAGAGACTTCTTTCTGCTAATGATCCGGGGCGAGGCCGGAAACTATAA